From the genome of Cognaticolwellia beringensis, one region includes:
- a CDS encoding ligand-binding sensor domain-containing protein, translating into MSKKFYLCFALLFSNISFAQESKLFKSFAIDNPMSYKFVMTIAQDKNGFMWFGGQEGLHRYDGHQLLSFYNKPLVDNSLSSNVISRIIIDSKQQLWIGTRGGGINLYQPESNSFRHLTTKTKHAQISNDGINTLFEDSEGKIWIGTENGLNILTITGDSWNVVQVQQKLAEKQSLSHNIVHSIIETDEHDIWVGTNGGGISVFDTNGNFKHTIKYAPKKADSYVNKYVNALFKDKQGNIWVGTVDKGLLKYSANNNIVAHFKFDVNNDKSISSDTIHNVYQDAGDNIWIATDNGLSIYDNKTDQFERFNYSVSNPYSVSSNYIMNFFEDQNGLMWIGTNNGLNRWDPTMTTFRQYTAREYPTLDRPNITSFSQASSQSIYFSAYNGRIYQLLANKDEVIELDLDGFFENLRVMTLFYDNNTLWVGTRASGLYHVNLTTKLIETYAHDELDFSSISANSVTDIIKDNKGQLWVSTFNQGLNRMNDDGSFTRYVSDKNNPELGPNHNAILHILEDEQGIIWIATYGGGLSRFDHRTENFQHIINDEADPNSLSSDLSWYLLLDNDKNLWVSTQAAGLNVLSYKDRVENNYRFKRIDTNDGMKSQTVYGMTQDKFNDIWLSSNQGITRFSVKSNIFKHFDLSHGLVDLDYNHGAIFNSLDNVIYFGAGKGVTSIRPDNNQNKISPIPVRLTNVFKLNEAMYFSSALTDLKSLELDYNDQLISFEYVGLNYAYPESTKYKYRLLGFDQEWLDAGKSRRATYTNLPAGKFQLQIIAGNSDNVWSDPGLSLDIIVKPAPWNTWWAYILYTSAVALALLYYSRFLNRKLVIEQQQKLYLEQQVHEKTEKFTSKNLELAQANKQLEKAAIVDKVTGVKSRRYLDIYIEQTSQLMHQMHQNLLPVQRDMLPRLYILMVQLKSDEDVSNSQLINLTDLLHYSRNNDDLVIRWSHDTFAVIGYEKGNNANELAARLSGRLTRVVDKATSINMAYSFFPFSRENPLDLTWDQISVLIEQALTYTDENKQLSWLGLCGPKSNTFDYLQLMQQGSLTNLKEQVITKSGLA; encoded by the coding sequence ATGAGTAAGAAATTCTATCTCTGTTTTGCATTACTATTTTCTAACATATCTTTTGCCCAAGAAAGTAAGTTATTTAAAAGTTTTGCGATTGATAATCCTATGTCGTATAAGTTTGTCATGACTATCGCACAAGATAAAAATGGTTTTATGTGGTTTGGTGGGCAAGAGGGACTACATCGATATGATGGTCATCAGCTACTTAGCTTTTACAATAAGCCGTTAGTTGATAATTCATTAAGTTCAAATGTTATTAGTCGTATTATTATCGATTCTAAGCAGCAGCTTTGGATTGGCACCCGAGGGGGGGGAATTAATCTTTACCAGCCAGAATCTAACAGTTTTCGTCACTTAACGACTAAGACTAAACATGCACAAATTAGTAACGATGGCATAAATACCTTGTTTGAAGATAGTGAAGGTAAAATATGGATTGGAACAGAAAATGGCTTGAATATATTAACTATCACAGGTGATAGTTGGAATGTAGTTCAAGTTCAGCAAAAATTAGCTGAGAAACAGAGCTTATCCCATAATATTGTACACTCTATAATTGAAACTGATGAGCATGATATTTGGGTAGGTACAAATGGCGGTGGTATTTCGGTATTTGATACAAACGGTAACTTTAAACACACAATAAAATATGCCCCAAAAAAAGCTGATAGTTATGTTAATAAATATGTAAATGCACTTTTTAAGGATAAACAAGGAAATATTTGGGTTGGCACAGTTGATAAGGGATTACTAAAGTATTCGGCGAATAACAATATTGTGGCTCATTTTAAGTTTGATGTTAACAATGATAAATCAATTAGCAGTGACACCATACATAATGTATATCAAGATGCTGGTGATAATATTTGGATAGCAACGGATAATGGTTTATCAATTTATGATAATAAAACTGATCAATTTGAAAGATTCAATTATTCAGTAAGTAATCCTTATAGTGTAAGTAGTAATTACATTATGAATTTCTTTGAAGATCAAAATGGCTTAATGTGGATTGGCACAAATAATGGTTTAAACCGTTGGGATCCTACCATGACAACATTTCGCCAATATACAGCTAGAGAATACCCAACTCTTGATCGCCCCAATATTACAAGTTTTTCTCAAGCATCATCCCAAAGTATTTACTTTAGTGCTTACAACGGACGGATTTATCAATTATTAGCTAATAAAGATGAAGTTATAGAGCTAGATTTAGACGGTTTTTTTGAAAACTTACGAGTAATGACTTTATTTTATGATAATAACACTCTTTGGGTAGGTACAAGAGCCTCAGGTTTATATCACGTTAATTTAACCACAAAGTTAATTGAAACATATGCACATGATGAACTTGATTTTTCCTCAATATCTGCAAACAGTGTTACAGATATAATTAAAGATAATAAGGGCCAGTTATGGGTATCAACCTTTAACCAAGGTCTTAATAGGATGAATGATGATGGGAGTTTTACTCGCTATGTAAGTGATAAAAATAATCCTGAACTAGGACCAAATCATAACGCGATATTACACATTCTAGAAGATGAACAAGGCATTATATGGATAGCAACATACGGTGGTGGTCTGAGTCGCTTTGATCATAGAACTGAAAATTTTCAGCATATTATAAATGATGAAGCAGATCCAAATAGTCTTTCGAGTGACCTTTCTTGGTACCTGCTATTAGATAACGATAAGAACCTCTGGGTAAGCACACAAGCTGCAGGGCTCAACGTTTTGTCATATAAAGATCGAGTTGAAAATAATTACAGATTTAAACGTATCGACACTAATGATGGCATGAAAAGTCAGACTGTTTATGGCATGACGCAAGATAAGTTTAACGATATATGGCTCAGTTCCAATCAAGGCATAACGCGTTTTTCGGTCAAATCTAATATCTTTAAACACTTTGACCTAAGTCATGGTTTAGTGGATTTGGATTATAATCATGGCGCAATTTTTAATAGTCTAGACAATGTAATTTATTTTGGAGCAGGTAAAGGTGTTACAAGCATTCGGCCAGATAATAACCAAAATAAAATTAGTCCGATCCCCGTACGACTCACGAATGTCTTTAAATTGAATGAAGCCATGTACTTTTCCTCAGCATTAACTGATCTTAAAAGTTTAGAGCTAGACTATAACGATCAATTGATTTCATTTGAGTATGTAGGACTTAACTATGCCTATCCAGAGTCAACTAAATATAAGTATCGCCTGCTTGGCTTTGATCAAGAGTGGCTTGACGCAGGGAAGTCACGCAGAGCAACATATACCAATTTACCCGCAGGAAAGTTCCAACTACAAATAATAGCTGGTAATAGTGATAATGTATGGAGCGATCCAGGTCTATCATTAGATATTATTGTAAAACCAGCGCCATGGAATACGTGGTGGGCGTATATTTTATATACGTCAGCTGTCGCTTTAGCCTTACTGTATTATTCTCGATTTTTAAATCGAAAGCTGGTTATTGAACAGCAGCAAAAACTCTACCTAGAACAGCAAGTACATGAGAAAACAGAGAAGTTTACCTCTAAAAATTTAGAGTTAGCACAAGCCAATAAACAGTTAGAAAAAGCAGCTATTGTCGATAAAGTTACTGGCGTTAAAAGCCGGCGCTATTTAGATATATATATCGAACAAACCAGTCAATTAATGCATCAAATGCATCAAAACTTATTACCAGTACAGAGAGATATGTTACCACGTCTTTATATTTTGATGGTGCAATTGAAAAGCGATGAAGATGTGAGTAATAGCCAGCTGATTAACCTGACTGATTTACTGCACTATAGTCGCAATAACGATGATCTCGTTATTCGTTGGTCACACGATACCTTTGCGGTTATTGGCTATGAAAAAGGTAACAACGCTAATGAATTAGCAGCGCGTTTGTCGGGCAGATTGACCCGTGTGGTTGATAAAGCTACTTCGATAAATATGGCTTATTCCTTCTTTCCATTTAGTCGGGAAAATCCTTTAGATTTAACTTGGGATCAAATTAGTGTCTTAATTGAACAAGCACTTACATATACCGATGAAAATAAGCAGCTTTCATGGTTAGGCTTGTGTGGGCCAAAATCAAATACGTTTGATTATTTACAGTTAATGCAGCAAGGCAGCCTTACTAATTTAAAAGAGCAGGTTATTACTAAATCAGGTTTAGCTTGA
- a CDS encoding S8 family serine peptidase, translating into MINNKILGLSALTLSILAASNAQTSQAAELQLTPVNTNNTMTAENVKFGQWKNSQKVKNHKFTDRIIVKYKNGFEAQALNGLVSEKTLPKGLAKKAGQSLKHLKKLKNGRHVISLGQQKNIDDVKTMVMELNNHADVEFAEPDFKRYLMAQNQPWGIEDTQSDQLTDNDAANMTVCIIDSGYERVNPDLNANNASGTNNSGTGNWYQNGGSHGTHVAGTIAAVNNSEGVVGIMPNTNVNLHIVKVFNEAGWGYVGDLVDAVDTCVNNGAKVINMSLGGAGSSTAEQNSLQAAADAGVLLIAASGNDGDATLSYPASYDSVMAVGALDQGRQHAEFSQYTPQVEISAPGEAILSTVAGDGRLGYITLGSTIYGNDEVVPQTHYIQSAGSFTVSNVNSSANGVLSACTLSGSSYSCSNVSGNICLAERNDNQKGSNYPEINPAKACADAGASGVIVYSNSARPGLQNPFLVDANTDVTVPTVSINRTLGLQLMGQLGTSANLNVVGNQNYAYYNGTSMATPHVTGVAAIVWSNNPSCSATEVRNALKSTAVDLDVAGRDDKTGYGLVQAKAASDALAASCGGTTPPPTGGGNELANGVAKTNLTGSASQELSFTMVVPAGATDLNFNMAGGTGDADLYVKFGSAPTTSSYDCRPYKGGNVESCPIASAQAGTYHVKVIGYSAFTGVNLTGSFTEPTTGGGATGGSASVTDVSVAKGAWTYYTINVPAGMATLDFNMSGGTGDADLYIRRGAKPTSSTYDCRPYKSGNTESCPFTNPIADTWHIGIYGYSAASGVSLNVTYNP; encoded by the coding sequence ATGATAAACAACAAAATTTTAGGTTTAAGTGCATTAACCCTTTCTATATTAGCAGCAAGTAACGCGCAAACATCTCAAGCCGCTGAATTACAGCTAACACCTGTAAATACAAACAATACTATGACCGCGGAAAATGTAAAATTTGGACAATGGAAAAATAGTCAAAAAGTTAAAAACCACAAATTTACAGACCGTATTATTGTTAAATATAAAAACGGTTTTGAAGCACAGGCTTTAAACGGCTTAGTTTCAGAGAAAACCCTGCCCAAAGGTTTAGCTAAAAAAGCAGGTCAAAGCTTAAAACATTTGAAGAAATTGAAAAATGGTCGCCATGTTATTTCTCTAGGCCAACAAAAGAACATTGATGATGTTAAAACTATGGTCATGGAGCTTAATAACCATGCAGATGTAGAATTTGCAGAACCAGATTTCAAGCGTTACTTAATGGCACAAAATCAACCATGGGGTATTGAGGATACACAATCAGATCAGCTTACTGATAATGATGCAGCAAACATGACGGTTTGTATTATTGATTCAGGTTATGAGCGTGTAAATCCAGATTTAAATGCTAACAATGCATCAGGCACAAATAACTCAGGTACAGGTAACTGGTATCAAAATGGCGGCTCTCACGGTACACATGTTGCCGGCACTATCGCAGCAGTTAATAACTCAGAAGGTGTTGTCGGTATTATGCCGAACACTAATGTGAATTTACACATTGTTAAAGTATTCAACGAAGCCGGCTGGGGTTATGTTGGTGATTTAGTTGATGCTGTTGATACCTGTGTAAATAATGGCGCTAAAGTGATTAATATGAGTTTAGGTGGAGCAGGCTCAAGTACGGCTGAACAGAATTCTTTACAAGCAGCTGCAGATGCTGGTGTGTTATTAATTGCTGCATCAGGTAATGATGGTGATGCTACTTTATCTTACCCTGCTTCTTATGACTCAGTCATGGCCGTTGGTGCGCTTGATCAAGGCCGTCAACATGCAGAGTTTTCTCAATACACACCACAAGTTGAAATTTCAGCCCCAGGTGAAGCTATTTTATCTACCGTTGCTGGTGATGGCCGCTTAGGTTATATCACACTAGGTTCTACAATTTATGGTAACGATGAAGTTGTACCGCAAACACATTACATTCAAAGTGCTGGTAGCTTCACCGTAAGCAATGTAAACAGTTCAGCTAATGGTGTTTTATCAGCTTGTACTCTTTCAGGTAGTAGCTACAGCTGTTCAAACGTCTCAGGTAATATTTGTTTAGCAGAACGTAATGACAACCAAAAAGGTAGTAACTATCCAGAAATAAACCCAGCCAAAGCTTGTGCTGATGCAGGTGCATCAGGTGTTATTGTATATAGTAATAGCGCTCGTCCTGGTTTACAAAATCCTTTTTTAGTCGATGCTAATACTGATGTAACTGTCCCAACAGTTTCAATAAACCGTACATTAGGTTTACAACTTATGGGCCAGTTAGGCACATCAGCTAATTTAAATGTAGTTGGCAATCAAAACTACGCATATTACAACGGTACATCGATGGCAACACCACATGTTACTGGTGTCGCTGCTATAGTTTGGAGCAATAACCCTAGCTGTAGCGCAACTGAAGTTCGTAATGCTTTGAAATCGACAGCAGTTGACTTAGATGTTGCGGGTCGTGATGACAAAACTGGTTACGGATTAGTTCAAGCTAAAGCGGCTTCCGACGCTTTAGCAGCAAGCTGTGGTGGTACTACACCACCTCCAACAGGCGGTGGCAACGAACTTGCAAACGGTGTAGCTAAAACAAACTTGACAGGCTCAGCATCACAAGAGCTGAGCTTTACTATGGTAGTTCCAGCTGGTGCAACAGATCTAAACTTTAATATGGCTGGTGGCACAGGTGATGCCGACCTTTACGTTAAATTCGGTTCTGCTCCAACAACATCTAGCTATGATTGTCGCCCTTACAAAGGTGGAAATGTAGAGTCTTGTCCTATCGCTTCAGCACAAGCAGGAACTTACCATGTTAAGGTCATAGGTTATTCAGCATTTACCGGTGTTAATTTAACCGGAAGCTTCACAGAACCAACTACTGGCGGCGGTGCGACTGGTGGAAGTGCTTCTGTAACTGATGTTAGTGTAGCTAAAGGTGCGTGGACTTATTATACGATCAACGTTCCTGCTGGCATGGCCACACTAGATTTTAATATGAGTGGTGGTACAGGTGATGCAGATTTATACATTCGTCGCGGTGCAAAACCTACCTCTTCAACTTATGACTGTCGTCCATATAAAAGTGGTAATACAGAGTCATGTCCATTTACTAACCCTATCGCGGATACATGGCACATTGGTATTTACGGATACTCTGCAGCCAGCGGTGTAAGTTTAAATGTAACTTACAATCCATAG
- a CDS encoding S8 family serine peptidase, which produces MKISKFTNSILAIAVTTAFSAQAADDRYIIKVDESKKGIVKALAKKLNAELKIDGKGFFAASFKGKTLAEVKGLMNNPHIQMIEEDQRRSASSLYNDDVGNAMTQQLTPYAVYQSQANQVVFNNASGMKVCVIDSGLDRSNTDFIWNNITGDNDSGTGNWDEHGGPHGTHVAGTIGAADNNIGVVGMAPGVDMHIIKVFNAAGWGYSSDLAFAADKCSAAGANIISMSLGGGGANSTEENAFKAFTDAGGLVVAAAGNDGNNVRSYPAGYPSVMMIGANDADNNIADFSQFPSCTVSTGRGKKVTTTTDETICVEVTAGGVDTLSTYPAGLATSASMSADGTAYASSSMENTGNASGNTYYMGTAEATDSGANGNVCVIDRGVISFHDKVQNCENSGGIGAILINNEAGMLYGTLGDINATTIPAVGATLEDRSALLAATTANISIGATDYGFMSGTSMATPAVSGIAALVWSNHNECTGTEIREALKATAEDNGAAGHDVYFGHGIVKAATADAYLTANGCSGGVTPPPAGGDISLMANGYFAKGKNKVDLSWSGASTSSVDIFRNGALITTTSNDGAFTDSFRTSGTFTYKVCDQGTTNCSTEASVSF; this is translated from the coding sequence ATGAAAATTTCTAAATTTACAAATTCTATCCTTGCCATTGCGGTAACTACAGCATTTTCTGCGCAAGCAGCTGACGACAGATACATCATAAAAGTTGACGAAAGTAAAAAAGGAATTGTTAAAGCATTAGCTAAAAAGTTAAATGCTGAGTTAAAGATAGATGGTAAGGGATTCTTCGCCGCATCTTTTAAAGGTAAAACTTTAGCGGAAGTAAAAGGCTTAATGAACAACCCGCATATTCAAATGATTGAAGAAGATCAACGTCGCAGTGCCAGCTCGTTATATAACGATGATGTTGGCAACGCGATGACACAACAGTTAACGCCTTATGCGGTATATCAATCACAAGCAAACCAAGTCGTTTTTAATAATGCTTCTGGTATGAAAGTTTGTGTTATTGATTCTGGTCTAGACCGCTCAAATACTGACTTTATTTGGAACAATATTACGGGTGATAATGACTCTGGTACAGGTAACTGGGATGAACATGGTGGTCCTCACGGAACGCACGTAGCAGGTACTATTGGTGCCGCCGATAACAATATTGGTGTTGTGGGTATGGCGCCAGGCGTCGATATGCATATTATCAAAGTATTTAACGCCGCTGGTTGGGGATATTCTTCAGACTTAGCATTTGCAGCTGATAAATGTAGTGCTGCAGGTGCAAATATTATTAGTATGAGTTTGGGTGGTGGTGGTGCTAACAGCACTGAAGAGAATGCCTTTAAAGCCTTTACTGATGCTGGTGGTTTAGTTGTAGCTGCAGCAGGTAATGACGGTAATAATGTACGATCTTACCCCGCAGGTTATCCATCAGTAATGATGATTGGTGCTAATGATGCCGATAATAACATTGCAGACTTTTCTCAGTTCCCTAGCTGTACAGTCTCGACAGGGCGTGGCAAAAAAGTAACAACAACTACCGATGAAACCATTTGTGTTGAAGTAACGGCAGGTGGCGTAGATACGCTTTCAACTTATCCTGCAGGTTTAGCTACAAGTGCTTCTATGAGTGCAGATGGTACAGCATATGCGTCATCTTCAATGGAGAATACCGGTAATGCTAGTGGTAATACTTATTACATGGGTACCGCTGAAGCTACAGATAGTGGTGCGAACGGTAATGTCTGTGTTATTGATCGCGGCGTGATTTCATTTCACGATAAAGTGCAAAACTGTGAAAACTCAGGTGGTATTGGCGCTATTTTGATCAATAACGAAGCCGGTATGCTTTATGGTACATTGGGTGATATTAATGCAACAACAATTCCGGCTGTTGGCGCAACGCTTGAAGACCGTAGTGCTTTACTTGCTGCTACAACGGCTAACATATCAATTGGTGCTACTGATTACGGCTTTATGAGCGGTACTTCTATGGCAACTCCAGCTGTTTCGGGTATAGCAGCACTAGTATGGTCAAATCATAATGAGTGTACAGGTACTGAAATTCGTGAAGCTTTGAAAGCTACAGCTGAAGATAATGGCGCTGCTGGCCACGATGTTTACTTCGGTCACGGTATTGTTAAAGCGGCAACTGCCGATGCATATTTAACAGCAAATGGCTGTTCTGGTGGCGTAACACCACCACCTGCGGGCGGCGACATTAGTTTAATGGCTAACGGTTATTTCGCTAAAGGTAAGAACAAGGTCGATTTATCATGGTCGGGTGCATCAACTAGTAGTGTAGATATTTTCCGTAATGGTGCTTTAATAACAACGACTTCTAACGATGGTGCTTTCACAGATAGTTTTAGAACCTCAGGCACATTTACCTACAAGGTATGTGACCAAGGTACGACTAACTGTTCTACGGAAGCCTCCGTATCGTTTTAA
- a CDS encoding S8 family peptidase produces the protein MSFTSNQNKIKLFSIMAGLFTLALLIGFKSTAKTDDAVQSYIISAKNFTLLKNNLKALGVLPSHELKIIDSVAVDLTNAQLNELQKKQQITVSTNHKVELSGQAYGQRRWQPKSVVTEQVDATYVHQTGNFGEGVTIGFLDTGLDQLQGLATDLQGRDKAWGTYDAINDTVSNYGVEASGHGTHVASIAVNSDYDSNGQIYGVAPNAAHVGIKAFDDEGKATYADVIRGIGWALEVKDQINLRVLNMSFSGPVRSNYWEDPLNKAVMKAWQAGIVVVASAGNKGPDPMSIGVPGNVPYIITVGAMTDDYTSFNYSDDKVASFSGAGPTAEGFVKPDILAPGGHISGLMSFDSQIVIDHPEFHDGGRYFEMSGTSQAAAVVSGVVALLLTDNPALTPDQVKCKLLASAYSANNADGSKRYSVFQQGAGLISAYYAIASTEVNCANNTLDIAKDLNDEEHYSGPANINDDGNFYVEGLGEEYVWDTNDSNFVGDGMLWKTSLSAYSAWQDTATTDGMLWKTDFETDGMLWKTGFGTDGMLWKTSFETDGMLWKTTIDINSWVEPQ, from the coding sequence ATGTCGTTCACTTCGAACCAAAATAAGATAAAGCTTTTTTCAATCATGGCAGGCTTATTTACTTTAGCATTGCTAATAGGATTTAAATCAACAGCGAAAACTGATGATGCTGTTCAGTCATATATCATTAGTGCCAAGAATTTCACGTTACTTAAAAACAATCTAAAAGCATTAGGTGTACTGCCATCACATGAATTAAAAATAATTGATTCGGTAGCCGTAGATTTAACCAATGCACAACTTAACGAGTTGCAAAAAAAGCAACAAATTACCGTGTCTACCAATCATAAAGTTGAATTAAGTGGCCAAGCTTATGGTCAGCGCAGATGGCAACCTAAGTCAGTTGTTACTGAGCAAGTTGATGCGACTTACGTGCATCAAACAGGTAATTTTGGTGAAGGCGTTACCATTGGCTTTTTAGATACAGGCCTTGATCAATTACAGGGTTTAGCAACCGACTTACAAGGTCGTGATAAAGCTTGGGGCACATATGATGCCATTAATGATACGGTAAGTAATTATGGCGTCGAAGCAAGTGGGCATGGTACACACGTTGCTAGTATTGCGGTAAATAGTGACTATGATAGCAATGGTCAAATATACGGCGTTGCACCTAATGCTGCACATGTAGGTATAAAAGCTTTTGATGACGAAGGCAAGGCTACATATGCAGACGTTATTCGTGGCATAGGTTGGGCATTAGAAGTTAAAGATCAAATAAACTTACGTGTGCTTAATATGTCATTTAGCGGGCCCGTTCGTTCAAACTACTGGGAAGACCCGTTAAATAAAGCGGTAATGAAAGCTTGGCAAGCCGGTATTGTCGTTGTAGCTTCAGCAGGTAATAAAGGCCCTGATCCTATGTCTATTGGTGTACCAGGTAATGTACCTTATATTATTACCGTTGGTGCGATGACTGACGATTATACGTCATTCAATTATTCAGATGATAAAGTTGCGAGCTTTAGTGGTGCCGGACCGACTGCCGAAGGTTTTGTTAAACCTGATATTCTTGCACCTGGTGGACATATTTCGGGTCTAATGTCATTTGATTCGCAAATTGTTATCGACCATCCTGAATTTCATGATGGTGGCCGTTATTTTGAAATGTCAGGTACCTCACAAGCTGCTGCTGTAGTTTCTGGAGTCGTTGCTTTATTATTAACCGATAACCCTGCATTAACACCCGATCAAGTTAAATGTAAACTGTTAGCTAGTGCCTATAGCGCAAATAACGCAGATGGTAGTAAGCGATATAGTGTATTTCAGCAAGGTGCTGGTTTAATTAGTGCTTATTACGCTATTGCTAGTACTGAAGTAAATTGCGCAAATAATACCTTAGATATTGCTAAAGACTTAAATGATGAAGAACATTATTCAGGACCTGCCAATATTAACGATGATGGCAACTTTTATGTTGAAGGCTTAGGCGAAGAGTATGTATGGGACACAAACGATTCTAATTTTGTTGGCGACGGTATGCTTTGGAAAACTTCACTGTCAGCTTATAGTGCGTGGCAAGATACAGCAACAACAGATGGTATGTTGTGGAAGACAGACTTTGAAACAGATGGCATGTTGTGGAAAACAGGTTTTGGAACAGACGGTATGTTGTGGAAGACAAGTTTTGAAACTGACGGCATGTTATGGAAGACTACAATAGATATTAATAGTTGGGTCGAGCCACAATAA